One stretch of Terriglobia bacterium DNA includes these proteins:
- a CDS encoding TolC family protein, which translates to MRHCLLSTTFVALLASGLFAQNSPPAAGPMKLTLKQAIDTALIPEGNALLQLAAEGVEQAKAHATRLHADQKPDFQGVFSTQTVALNLASLGLPAGITLDGVNLSQISGSYSITQAKVMVNQKFLDMGLSERVKAARTGIGVAQSDEENTKDRVAGEVAKLYLWASRLDAKVSAAHANLGLAETLLKRAQDRQNLGTGLAVDTARAGAQVANVRQEAFVAESEQLRTHLNLLKAMNLELDTETDLVDGLNIRPVQVSSREQAMDDALKHRSDYLAQVRREESSRVTYHAGELERLPYIEGTADYGTAGAGISLAQTYSVGVSLRVPIMDSGRRKSELAEDMAAVRQEEIRTKDLHRQIELEVKLAFGELESGRLQVTAAEEGLTVAQSELAHAMQRYDEGVANSLEISDAQDRLERARDNRTEALFNLNAAQIDLMVATGVVRDRLQ; encoded by the coding sequence ATGCGCCACTGTCTATTGTCCACGACATTTGTTGCCCTTCTTGCTTCAGGCCTTTTCGCGCAGAACTCGCCGCCGGCCGCCGGTCCGATGAAATTGACCCTGAAACAAGCCATCGACACTGCCTTGATCCCCGAAGGGAATGCGCTGCTGCAACTCGCCGCGGAGGGAGTTGAGCAGGCGAAAGCGCACGCGACGCGTCTCCATGCCGACCAGAAGCCGGATTTTCAGGGAGTGTTTTCCACGCAGACCGTAGCGTTGAACCTCGCCAGTCTCGGTCTACCGGCGGGAATAACGTTAGACGGCGTCAACCTGTCCCAGATTTCAGGGTCGTATTCCATAACGCAAGCAAAAGTGATGGTGAATCAGAAGTTCCTGGACATGGGTCTTTCTGAACGCGTGAAGGCAGCGCGCACGGGTATCGGAGTGGCGCAGTCGGACGAGGAGAACACGAAAGATCGGGTCGCCGGTGAAGTCGCGAAACTCTACCTGTGGGCCTCCCGGCTCGATGCCAAGGTTAGCGCGGCACACGCCAATCTCGGATTGGCGGAGACTTTGCTCAAGCGCGCGCAGGATCGCCAGAATTTGGGGACAGGCCTCGCTGTCGATACGGCCAGGGCGGGCGCGCAGGTCGCGAACGTCCGCCAGGAAGCATTCGTTGCCGAGTCCGAGCAATTACGAACACATTTGAACCTCTTGAAGGCGATGAACCTGGAACTCGATACGGAGACGGACCTGGTCGACGGCCTCAACATTCGTCCGGTACAGGTTTCGAGCCGGGAGCAGGCCATGGACGACGCCCTGAAGCACCGCTCGGACTATCTCGCGCAGGTCCGGAGGGAAGAGAGCTCCCGCGTTACGTATCATGCGGGTGAGTTGGAGCGCTTACCTTACATCGAAGGCACGGCGGATTACGGCACCGCCGGGGCCGGTATCAGCCTGGCGCAGACCTATTCCGTCGGTGTGTCGTTACGGGTTCCGATCATGGATAGCGGCCGCCGGAAATCCGAGTTGGCCGAAGACATGGCCGCCGTACGTCAGGAAGAAATCCGCACGAAAGACCTCCACCGGCAGATCGAACTGGAGGTCAAACTCGCATTTGGCGAACTGGAGTCGGGCCGGCTTCAAGTAACGGCCGCAGAAGAAGGGCTTACTGTCGCCCAGAGTGAGCTGGCCCATGCCATGCAGCGCTACGACGAAGGCGTTGCGAACAGTCTGGAGATTTCTGATGCCCAGGACCGTCTGGAAAGAGCGCGCGATAACCGGACAGAGGCGCTCTTCAACCTGAATGCAGC